The following nucleotide sequence is from Pedobacter sp. PACM 27299.
TACTTTCACGGTATAGGTTCCGCTTTCCGAAACTTCTAAAGTTGGGTTTGTCGCGCCTGCTATTGCAGTGCCGTCTTTATACCACTGGTTGCCAGTAGCTGACGAAGAGCTTAGTATAGTATGACTACCTTCACAGAACTCACGCTCTGCAATGGTCACATCTGGTTTAGCAGGGATTGGGTGAACGGTAATCACCGCATCTGCTGAGACTTCGCTGGTACAGCCATTTGCACTTACTTTTACCGTATAGGTTCCGCTTTCCGAAACTTCTAAAGTTGGGTTTGTCGCGCCTGCTATTACAATGCCATTTTTATACCACTGGTTGCCGGTAGATGACGAAGAGGTCAATATGGTTCTGCCTCCTTCACAGAATTCACGTTCTGCAATAGTCACATCTGGTTTAGCAGGGATTGGGTGAACGGTAATCACCGCATCTGCTGAGGCTTCGCCGGTACAGCCGTTTGCACTTACTTTTACCGTATAAGTGCCGCTTTCCGAAACTTCTAAAGTTGGGTTTGTCGCCCCTGCTATTGCAGTGCCGTTTTTATACCACTGGTTACCAGTAGCTGACGAAGAGGTTAATATGGTTCTGCCTCCTTCACAGAATTCACGCTCTGCAATGGTCACCTCTGGCTTAACCGGAACCGGGTGAACAGTAATCACCGCATCTGCCGAGGCTTCGCTGGTACAACCATTGACACTTACTTTTACCATATAAGTACCACTTTCCGAAACTTCTAAAGTTGGGTTTGTCGCGCCTGCTATTGCAATGCCATTTTTATACCACTGGTTGCCGGTAGATGACGAAGAGGTCAATATGGTTCTGCCTCCTTCACAGAATTCACGCTCTGCAATGGTCACCTCTGGCTTAACCGGAACCGGGTGAACAGTAATCACCGCATCTGCTGAGGCTTCGCTGGTACAGCCGTTTGCACTTACTTTTACCGTATAAGTACCGCTTTCCGAAACTTCTAAAGTTGGGTTTGTCGCCCCTGCTATTGCAGTGCCGTTTTTATACCACTTGTTACCAGTAGCTGACGAAGAGGTTAATATGGTTCTGCCTCCTTCACAGAATTCACGCTCTGCAATGGTCACCTCTGGCTTAACCGGAACCGGGTGAACAGTAATCACCGCATCTGCCGAGGCTTCGCTGGTACAACCATTGACACTTACTTTTACCGTATAAGTGCCGCTTTCCGAAACTTCTAAAGTTGGGTTTATCGCGCCTGCTATTGCAGTGCCGTCTTTATACCACTGGTTGCCGGTAGCTGACGAAGAGCTTAGTATCGTATGACTGCCCTCACAGAACTCACGTTCTGCAATGGTCACATCTGGTTTAGCAGGGATTGGGTGAACGGTAATCACCGCATCTACCGAGGCTTCGCTGGTACAACCATTGGCACTTACTTTTACCATATAAGTGCCGCTTTCCGAAACTTCTAAAGTTGGGTTTGTCGCGCCTGCTATTGCAGTGCCGTCTTTATACCACTGGTTGCCGGTAGCTGACGAAGAGCTTAGTATCGTATGGCTACCCTCACAGAACTCACGTTCTGCAATGGTCACATCTGGCTTAACCGGAACCGGGTGAACAGTAATCACCGCGTCTGCTGAGGCTTCGCTGGTACAACCATTCGCACTTACTTTTACCGTATAAGTGCCGCTTTCCGAAACTTCTAAAGTTGGGTTTGTCGCTCCTGCTATTGCAGTACCATCTTTATACCACTGGTTGCCAGTAGCTGACGAAGAGCTTAGTATCGTATGACTGCCCTCACAGAATTCACGCTCTGCAATGGTCACCTCTGGCTTAACAGGGATTGGGTGAACAGTAATCACCGCATCTGCCGAAGCTTCGCTGGTACAACCATTGACACTTACTTTTACCGTATAAATGCCGCTTTCCGAAACTTCTAAAGTTGGGTTTGTCGCGCCTGAGATTGGGCTTCCGTCTTTATACCACTGGTTGCCAGTAGCTGACGAAGAGCTTAGTATCGTATGACTACCTTCACAGAATTCACGTTCTGCAATAGTCACATCTGGCTTAACCGGAACCGGGTGAACAGTAATCACCGCATCTGCCGAAGCTTCGCTGGTACAGCCGTTCGCGCTTACTTTTACCGTATAAATACCGCTTTCCGAAACTTCTAAAGTTGGGTTTGTCGCTCCTGCTATTGCAGTACCATCTTTATACCACTGGTTGCCAGTAGCTGACGAAGAGCTTAGTATCGTATGACTACCCTCACAGAACTCACGTTCTGCAATGGTCACATCTGGTTTAACAGGAACCGGGTGAACGGTGATCACCGCATCTGCCGAAGCTTCGCTGGTACAACCATTCGCACTTACTTTTACCGTATAGGTTCCACTTTCCGAAACTTCTAAAGTTGGGTTTGTCGCGCCTACTATTGCAGTACCATCTTTATACCACTGGTTGCCAGTAGCTGACGAAGAAGTTAGTATCGTATGGCTACCCTCACAGAACTCACGCTCTGCAATGGTCACCTCTGGCTTAACCGGAACCGGGTGAACAGTAATCACCGCATCGGCTGAGGCTTCGCTGATACAGCCATTGGCACTTACTTTTAGGGTATAGGTGCCACTTTCCGAAACTTCTAAAGTTGGGTTTGTCGCTCCTGCTATTGCAGTACCATTTTTATACCACTGGTTGCCTAGACTTGCTGATGAAGTCAATAAAGTATGACTACCCTCACAGAATTCACGCTCTGCAATGGTCACCTCTGGCTTAACAGGGATTGGGTGAACGGTGATGACCGCATCTGCCGAGGCTTCGCTGGTACAGCCGTTTGCACTTACTTTTACCGTATAAGTGCCACTTTCCGAAACTTCTAAAGTTGGGTTTGTCGCTCCTGCTATTGCAGTACCATCTTTATACCACTGGTTGCCGGTAGCTGACGAAGAGCTTAGTATCGTATGACTACCTTCGCAGAATTCACGTTCTGCAATGGTCACATCTGGCTTAACAGGAACCGGGTGAACCCTGATCACCGCATCTGCTGAGGCTTCGCTGGTGCAACCGTTCGAGGTTACTTTTACCGTATAAGTGCCACTTTCCGAAACTTCTAAAGTTGGGTTTGTCGCGCCTGCTATTGCGATACCGTCTTTATACCACTGGTTGCCAGTTGAGGACGAAGAGGTCAATATCGTATGACTACCTTCACAGAACTCATGTTCTGCAATGGTCATCTCTGGTTTAGCAGGGATTGGGTGAACGGTAATCACCGCATCTGCTGAGGCTTCGCTGGTACAGCCGTTAGCACTTACTTTTACCGTATAAGTACCACCTGCCGTTACCGTTAATTCGGGGTTAATTTCACCCACTAGCAATACCCCGTCTTTATACCACTGGTTGCCAGTAGCCGACGAAGAGGTCAATATGGTTCTGCCTCCTTCACAGAATTCACGTTCTGCAATAGTCACATCTGGTTTAGCAGGGATTGGGTGAACGGTAATCACCGCATCTGCTGAGGCTTCGCTGGTACAGCCGTTAGCACTTACTTTTACCGTATAAGTGCCACTTTCCGAGACTCCTAAAGTTGGATTGGTCGCTCCTGCTATTGCGATGCCATCTTTATACCACTGGTTGCCAGTAGAGGACGAAGAGGTCAATATCGTATGACTGCCCTCACAGAATTCGCGCTCTGCAATAGTTACATCTGGCTTAACAGGAACCGGGTGAACAGTAATCACCGCATCAGCTGAGGCTTCGCTGGTACAGCCGTTAGCACTTACTTTTAGGGTATAGGTGCCACTTTCCGAGACTTCTAAAGTTGAATTGGTCGCTCCTGCTATTGCGATGCCATCTTTATACCACTGGTTGCCAGTAGAGGACGAAGAGGTCAATATCGTATGACTGCCCTCACAGAATTCGCGCGCTGCAATGGTCACATCTGGCTTCACAGGAATTGGGTGAACCGTGATCACCACATCTGCTGAGGCTTCGCTGGTGCAACCATTCGAGGTTACTTTTACCGTATAGGTGCCACTTTCTGAAACTTCTAAAGTTGGATTGGTCGCTCCTGCTATTGCGATGCCATCATTATACCACTGGTTGCCAGTTGAGGACGAAGAGGTCAATATCGTATGACTACCTTCGCAGAATTCGCGCTCTGCAATAGTTACATCTGGCTTAACAGGAACTGGGTGAACCCTGATCACCGCATCTGCTGAGGCTTCGCTGGTACAGCCGTTTGCACTTACTTTTAACGTATAATTACCACTTGCCGTTACCGTTAATTCGGGGTTAATTTCACCCACTAGCAACACCCCATCTTTATACCACTGGTTGCCAGTTGAGGACGAAGAGGTCAATATCGTATGACTACCTTCGCAGAATTCACGCTCTCCAATGGTCACGTCGGGCTTAACAGGAACCGGGTGAACCCTGATCACCGCATCTGCTGAGGCTTCGCTGGTACAGCCGTTTGCACTTACTTTTAGGGTATAGGTGCCACTTTCCGAAACTTCTAAAGTTGGATTGGTCGCTCCTGCTATTGCGATGCCATCATTATACCACTGGTTGCCAGTTGAGGACGAAGAGGTCAATATCGTATGACTACCTTCGCAGAATTCGCGCGCTCCAATGGTCACATCTGGTTTAACAGGAACCGGGTGAACCGTGATCACCGCATCTGCCGAGGCTTCGCTGGTACAACCGTTAGCACTTATTTTTACCGTATAGGTGCCACTTTCCGAGACTTCTAAAGTTGGGTTGGTAGCGCCTGCTATTGCAGTGCCATCTTTATACCACTGGTTGCCAGTTGAGGACGAAGAAGTCAATACCGTATGACTACCCTCGCAGAATTCGCGCTCTGCAATGGTCACTTCCGGTTTAAGAATTGTATTTACAAAAACTGTTACTTTTTTAGCTTCAGCAGCAGAATTATCGCAAAGGTCTGAACTTCTCACTGTGACAAAGTAATCAGTGGTAACTGAAGGATTCACTGTTAAATCGGTAAGCACATGTTGCAAAAGCGCATCAGTGTACCAAGTAAAGATTGGTTCATCTAGCGTGCTTTCTGCACTCAACACCACAGTCCCCCCCGCACAAATTGTTTGGTCTGCTGCTGTAATATCCGCTGCAACAGCTCGTTCTCGTACTATAACCTGAGCAACATCTGAAACATTATTACATCCAGATGCATTCTTTACTGTAACCGAATAATAACCAGCAGCTGTCGCATAATAAAAACTACTAGTTGCTCCAGGAATACTGGCACCATAGTTTTTCCACTGATAGGTAACATTTGGAACATTGGTTACTAATAATTTCACCTGATCGCCACTGCAAATGACTGGATCACCATCGATAGTAATGGCTGAGACTGTTGGTACCGGATTGAAAGTAAGGGGAACCTTGTTAACACCTGGTTCCGAACAACCAAATTCGTTGGTTAACAGGATTGAATATAATCCAGATGAAGAGGCCATATAAAAATCACCCCCATCCTGCACAAGAATCCCATCTTTAAACCATTGTTTTTGATGAGGCGTATTCACGGAAAGCTTTACTGCGGTTCCCTCGCAAAATAAACCCTCATCGTTGTAATTGATCAAAACACCCAATGGCAAGTCAGAAACCTTCAACACACTAACCGCTTCCGATTTGCAGCCTAAAGGAGAAGTCACAATCACCTTAATATTTCGATTATTGAAGCTTAATGGTACATTTTTAAGCGTTAATGCTGCTGTTTTTGGTCCTACAACTGTAGACGATGCTACGAAGTCCTGCCATGCATTTGACCCATCTTTATACTGCCATTGATAGGTATTACCGACTCCTGTTGCTGTCGATTCAATGACGATATTTTTTGTCTTACAGGCTACCAAATCTTGGGGAATCGTCACCACAGGAACTGCAGCTACATGGATTAAATAAGTCGTTTTCTTCCTGTCATTATTAACGGTTCCTAATGTGAAAGTTCCATCTGCAGTCGGCATACCAGTAACCAGCATCGATTTACCGGCCGTATTGGGTGTAAATGTCAAACCCGGAATCACAACAGGCATCAGCACCGATACTTGATCAGCAGCCCCCGCATAAGAAATATTAGTAATCGCGGAGCCGGCACAAATATCAACCAGGTTAACATCATGATACTTTATATTGTTACAACCCTCTACTGCAGTTCCATTTAAACATTCTAAATGAGGATCTGTGGGTGGCCCAACAGCATCAGGATTTGGATTTGTTGCATCTGGATCGGTCACATCCGCAGGGCGAAGCATACTAGCCTCTGCAGAAATCGGATAAACAATAGCGGTCGCAGTCATCTTCCCAGTGATGGTAAACGTTAACTCAGCCTGATTATTAAGATCTACTGTTGCGGTAAATTTCGCTGGAATTGTGGAGGCATTCCTAACCAATCCAGGTTTATCAAAACCAACTGGAACAGCAGGATCAATCTCGAATCCAGTGGGACTTTTAAAAGCAAAAGTGGCTCCTGTTACATCGCTTGGGCCATCATTTTTTACCTTAACTGTATAAGTAATCTGTTTATTCAACAGGAATGAACTGAGATCAGGCGTAATGCTTAGAACTTTCAGATCGGCCACCTTTACCGTCAGATTGATAGGATTATCTACTTCAGATCCCTGAATGTAAGCCCAGGTATCCATGGACCTTGTATTTCCAAAACTGGTGAGTCCGGAGCCAGAATTTTTAGTACCATTTGCTCCAGCGGATCCGGTATAAATTCCCCATTTATGCATTCCGTCAACCTCATCCTTAGTACTTCCAGTCACATTATTAATGTGAGGCTTAGAAGATTCCAGAAAAGTCCCTGCACCAGTAATATCAGAATCATCCCAATAAGTTCGGCTGCTATAGATAGATTCATCCGTAGAAGTATCCTCGATAAGGTATTCAGTCGTATTATTCGTCAGTTCAATAATTAATCCATTAGGATTAATTTCCATATCAATATAAGGAAAGTGTACTTCAGCAGATTGCAGTTTGGTTTTTAGGGTACTCACAATAGCGGCTGGCAAAAGATAATTTCCATTGCCATCTTTCCCATCCCAATAAACAGAGTTAAAACCAGTATTAGCGACCCCAATAATCACTCGATTAACGATGGGGCCATTCCCTATTTTAACCGGGATAGTGATCCTGTAAGTGCCAACTGTACTAGATTCAAATTGGATTCTAGCCCCATTCTTACCGGCTAAACCAGGGCTACCTTCTGCACCAATAATCTTAAGGTTGGTAATCTCAGGGCGAACCGCTGTATTCTTTAGCCAGGTTTCCGGCTCTGGGAAACCTCCTATTTTAGCCTTAGCAGGCAAATCTGGATTTGGCTTATTGTAAAATATTTTATGGGTCGTATTCGTTCCAACATCAGCAAGGGTTGGATTGTGAGTCACCTCCAGAATGTCATTAAGGTTTGACTTATCAAAACTTTTATAAGTAGGAACAGAATTACGTGCAAAACCATTGCTGTTAGAGAAAAAGGTAAAAGCTACGCCATTACTGCCATTGGTATTTACACGATAAGCACGTCCATCCTTGGTAAGTACATAATGGCTAACATAATAAGCACTTCCCTCAGTAAAATCCTGATAGAGATGAAGGTTCAATACATTAGCATATACTCTTCCTTTTAGCCATTCGCTCCCACCTTTTTTCATTACGGAAACATCCCAAGCCGCAATCTCATCAATATTGTCGTCACTGCGAATGGGATCTACGCTTGATTGTTTCCATGAAGCATTAGCTGAAATTTTTGGAACAAGTGGCTTACCTTCCCCATTAAGTCCTGATGGAGGCAGGAATTCAATTTTCCATATTCCTTCTGTCGATTCATCAACTTCTACGGTATAGGGCTTGTAACAGTTTACATTGTCAGTCGATCTTCCCGTTGCAGGCCCTGCAAGTTCAGCAAGCCGGTTAGGAATTCTTCCAATGGAGGAGTTCGCCGCTGTAGATTTAGCAACACCAACTGGTGGAGTGAGGGTGATAATGCCTTTCTTGTACCCTTGTGCACTTGAGGCCACTGCAATGATCTCTCCGGCTTTCGCGTAAACATAATGGGTACCCTTAGTTTTAAAAGGCCAGGACTCATTTGGTTCAGGAGTAGAATTACAATTCAAAAATGCCCGGTTGCCCTTTGCGTTTGCTGGATACAAATCCTTACTTCCCTCCCCATAAACAGCCGAAAAATTGAATAACAAGCAAACTATAAACAGACAGCATAGTTTGTTTGTCAGCAAATTAAACAGATGTCGGAGCGTTTTTAGCATCATACATTTGAAGTAGATGTATGGCCTTTTAGGAATTCTTGCAAAGCGAAATCAATTCTTTAATAAGTACGCTTTCTTACCAAATGATCGGCTAACAGCAAATTTTCTTAAAGGTTAACTCTATTTATCACTACCAAATTAAACAGAATTTCTATAATATTCCCATGCAGAATAAAAAAAAACAGGATTTTTAATAAAAACCGAGCCAAATAAATACATAAATCATAAAACAATATTTAAGATCCAAAAAGGACAATATTTAAATAAAATAGATATAAAATGTGTAAAAAATTCCACATTAACCGAGACAAAGAAGTAATCTTTTCCCCTAATTGGGGAATATACTACACAACAGTATAAATTAAAATGACGTGCCACTTAAATTAAAGCCTCTACTAATAGCATAAAAACATTAAAAAAAATGTGATTTACCAAAATATTAGATCAACAATGAAAAAATACAGAAAACAAATAATCATTATTTGATAAATAACATACATAAAAAACTAAAAAATAAACCAATAGTTTAAAACTGGAGAAAATAATGTTCCAATGCCAAACATAAATTAGTTGGCCAGCGGGGAGTTCCGCCATAGAAATTGAAAACTACCACAGCACACAAAAACAGCAACACACTGAATACCAACAATAAACAGTAATATTTTACGTAAAAAAGCAAAATTGTGATAAAGATCATTTTTTTGCCTTGGGTAGATCTATATATTTGGACTATAATTTATTCTACTCGATGGATGTCGGTAAAAGGGGCCCGTTCCGGGAAGTTCGGCCCCTTAAATTTATCTCAATTCCGATAAAATCGACTAATCAGACTTGGCAGCACAATCAGCAATAAAGGCAATGCTACCAAAAAACCACCAATAATTGCAATAGCTAACGGCTGATGTAATTGCGCCCCAGCTCCTATACCTAGTGCCAGCGGACTTAAAGCAAGAATAGCTCCTAGAGCCGTCATCACCTTAGGCCTCAATCTAGTTGAAATTGCATACACTATTGCCTCATTCCGCCCTTTGCTCTTCAACGAATCTTTAAACTGTAAAAAAGTAAATATGGCGTTCTCGGCGATAATCCCAACCACCATAATCAATCCTGTATAACTGCCTACATTTAATGGTGTATGCGTTAAAAACAAGGCCAGGCAACTCCCAGAAACCCCGAGGACAGCAATTAATAGAATAAGAAAGGCGATTTTAAAGTCTTTAAAAACGAATAGAATGACACTAAAAACCAATAAACTGGAAAGCATCAGGATCATAAAAAGCTCTTTAAAAGACTGCCGCTGCTCCGCATAGGCACCTCCATATTCAATAAAATAACCATTTGGAAGCTGAATCTTAGCCCCAATCTGCTGTTGAATATCGGCCATTACGCTGCCCAGATCGCGTTGATCCAGACGTGCAGAAACCAAACCAATAGACTGTAGGTTTTCCCGTTCCAGCTCTGCCTCACCGCTTTTAGTCTGTACTTTGGCCAGCATTCTAATGGGTAACACCTTTCCGTTAGCCAGAAATATATTCATTTGACTGATTTGCTCAACACCTGGATTCTTCCCATTAAAGGACACCATTCTTATCGGGTATACTTGCTGCAATCCATACATACTGCCTACCACATTTCCTTCCAGGGCTGCCTGCACCTGCAGCTGAAATTCAGCAGGTGAAATCCCATATTGT
It contains:
- a CDS encoding Ig-like domain-containing protein, yielding MNCNSTPEPNESWPFKTKGTHYVYAKAGEIIAVASSAQGYKKGIITLTPPVGVAKSTAANSSIGRIPNRLAELAGPATGRSTDNVNCYKPYTVEVDESTEGIWKIEFLPPSGLNGEGKPLVPKISANASWKQSSVDPIRSDDNIDEIAAWDVSVMKKGGSEWLKGRVYANVLNLHLYQDFTEGSAYYVSHYVLTKDGRAYRVNTNGSNGVAFTFFSNSNGFARNSVPTYKSFDKSNLNDILEVTHNPTLADVGTNTTHKIFYNKPNPDLPAKAKIGGFPEPETWLKNTAVRPEITNLKIIGAEGSPGLAGKNGARIQFESSTVGTYRITIPVKIGNGPIVNRVIIGVANTGFNSVYWDGKDGNGNYLLPAAIVSTLKTKLQSAEVHFPYIDMEINPNGLIIELTNNTTEYLIEDTSTDESIYSSRTYWDDSDITGAGTFLESSKPHINNVTGSTKDEVDGMHKWGIYTGSAGANGTKNSGSGLTSFGNTRSMDTWAYIQGSEVDNPINLTVKVADLKVLSITPDLSSFLLNKQITYTVKVKNDGPSDVTGATFAFKSPTGFEIDPAVPVGFDKPGLVRNASTIPAKFTATVDLNNQAELTFTITGKMTATAIVYPISAEASMLRPADVTDPDATNPNPDAVGPPTDPHLECLNGTAVEGCNNIKYHDVNLVDICAGSAITNISYAGAADQVSVLMPVVIPGLTFTPNTAGKSMLVTGMPTADGTFTLGTVNNDRKKTTYLIHVAAVPVVTIPQDLVACKTKNIVIESTATGVGNTYQWQYKDGSNAWQDFVASSTVVGPKTAALTLKNVPLSFNNRNIKVIVTSPLGCKSEAVSVLKVSDLPLGVLINYNDEGLFCEGTAVKLSVNTPHQKQWFKDGILVQDGGDFYMASSSGLYSILLTNEFGCSEPGVNKVPLTFNPVPTVSAITIDGDPVICSGDQVKLLVTNVPNVTYQWKNYGASIPGATSSFYYATAAGYYSVTVKNASGCNNVSDVAQVIVRERAVAADITAADQTICAGGTVVLSAESTLDEPIFTWYTDALLQHVLTDLTVNPSVTTDYFVTVRSSDLCDNSAAEAKKVTVFVNTILKPEVTIAEREFCEGSHTVLTSSSSTGNQWYKDGTAIAGATNPTLEVSESGTYTVKISANGCTSEASADAVITVHPVPVKPDVTIGAREFCEGSHTILTSSSSTGNQWYNDGIAIAGATNPTLEVSESGTYTLKVSANGCTSEASADAVIRVHPVPVKPDVTIGEREFCEGSHTILTSSSSTGNQWYKDGVLLVGEINPELTVTASGNYTLKVSANGCTSEASADAVIRVHPVPVKPDVTIAEREFCEGSHTILTSSSSTGNQWYNDGIAIAGATNPTLEVSESGTYTVKVTSNGCTSEASADVVITVHPIPVKPDVTIAAREFCEGSHTILTSSSSTGNQWYKDGIAIAGATNSTLEVSESGTYTLKVSANGCTSEASADAVITVHPVPVKPDVTIAEREFCEGSHTILTSSSSTGNQWYKDGIAIAGATNPTLGVSESGTYTVKVSANGCTSEASADAVITVHPIPAKPDVTIAEREFCEGGRTILTSSSATGNQWYKDGVLLVGEINPELTVTAGGTYTVKVSANGCTSEASADAVITVHPIPAKPEMTIAEHEFCEGSHTILTSSSSTGNQWYKDGIAIAGATNPTLEVSESGTYTVKVTSNGCTSEASADAVIRVHPVPVKPDVTIAEREFCEGSHTILSSSSATGNQWYKDGTAIAGATNPTLEVSESGTYTVKVSANGCTSEASADAVITVHPIPVKPEVTIAEREFCEGSHTLLTSSASLGNQWYKNGTAIAGATNPTLEVSESGTYTLKVSANGCISEASADAVITVHPVPVKPEVTIAEREFCEGSHTILTSSSATGNQWYKDGTAIVGATNPTLEVSESGTYTVKVSANGCTSEASADAVITVHPVPVKPDVTIAEREFCEGSHTILSSSSATGNQWYKDGTAIAGATNPTLEVSESGIYTVKVSANGCTSEASADAVITVHPVPVKPDVTIAEREFCEGSHTILSSSSATGNQWYKDGSPISGATNPTLEVSESGIYTVKVSVNGCTSEASADAVITVHPIPVKPEVTIAEREFCEGSHTILSSSSATGNQWYKDGTAIAGATNPTLEVSESGTYTVKVSANGCTSEASADAVITVHPVPVKPDVTIAEREFCEGSHTILSSSSATGNQWYKDGTAIAGATNPTLEVSESGTYMVKVSANGCTSEASVDAVITVHPIPAKPDVTIAEREFCEGSHTILSSSSATGNQWYKDGTAIAGAINPTLEVSESGTYTVKVSVNGCTSEASADAVITVHPVPVKPEVTIAEREFCEGGRTILTSSSATGNKWYKNGTAIAGATNPTLEVSESGTYTVKVSANGCTSEASADAVITVHPVPVKPEVTIAEREFCEGGRTILTSSSSTGNQWYKNGIAIAGATNPTLEVSESGTYMVKVSVNGCTSEASADAVITVHPVPVKPEVTIAEREFCEGGRTILTSSSATGNQWYKNGTAIAGATNPTLEVSESGTYTVKVSANGCTGEASADAVITVHPIPAKPDVTIAEREFCEGGRTILTSSSSTGNQWYKNGIVIAGATNPTLEVSESGTYTVKVSANGCTSEVSADAVITVHPIPAKPDVTIAEREFCEGSHTILSSSSATGNQWYKDGTAIAGATNPTLEVSESGTYTVKVSANGCTSETSADAVITVHPVPVKSDVTIAEREFCEGSHTILGSSSATGNQWYKDGTAIAGATNPTLEVSESGTYTVKVSANGCTSEASADAVITVHPVPVKPDVTIAEREFCEGNHTLLTSSASLGNQWYKDGTAISGATNPTLEVSESGTYTVKISANGCTSEASADAVITVHPVPVKPDVTIAEREFCEGSHTILTSSASLGNQWYKDGTAISGATNPTLEVSESGTYTVKVSANGCTSEASVDAVITVHPVPVKPDVTIAEREFCEGSHTILTSSSSTGNQWYKDGTAIAGAINPTLEVSESGTYTVKVTSNGCTSEASADAVITVHPVPVKPDVTMAEREFCEGNHTILTSSSSTGNQWYKDGTAIAGATNPTLEVSESGAYTVKVTSNGCTSEASADAVITVHPVPVKPDVTIAEREFCEGSHTILTSSSSTGNQWYKDGIAIAGATNPTLEVSESGTYTLKVSANGCTSEASADAVITVHPVPVKPEVTIAEREFCEGSHTILTSSSSTGNQWYKDGTAIAGATNPTLEVSESGTYTVKVSTNGCTSEASADAVITVHPVPVKPEVTIAEREFCEGSHTILSSSFSTGNQWYKDGIAIAGATNPTLEVSESGTYTVKVSANGCTSEASADAVITVHPVPVKPDVTIAEREFCEGSHTILTSSSSTGNQWYKDGTAIAGATNPTLEVSESGTYTVKVSANGCTSEASADAVIRVHPVPVKPDVTIAEREFCEGSHTILTSSSSTGNQWYKDGIAIAGATNPTLEVSESGTYTVKVSANGCTSEASADAVIRVHPVPVKPDVTIAEREFCEGSHTILTSSSSTGNQWYKDGIAIAGATNPTLEVSESGTYTLKVSANGCTSEASADAVITVHPVPVKPDVTIAEREFCEGGHTLLTSSSSTGNQWYKDGIAIAGATNPTLEVSESGTYTVKVTSNGCTSEASADAVIRVHPVPVKPDVTIAEREFCEGSHTILTSSSSTGNQWYKDGIAVAGATNPTLEVSESGTYTLKVSANGCTSDASADAVITVHSIPNTPTISATEREFCEGGHTLLTSSTTQGNQWYKDGIAIAGATNPTLEVSQSGIYTVKVTLNTCSSQASIAIKITVNPIPAAPTITATNHAVFCEGGNVVLTSSENNGNQWYKNGILIPGATGKNYTATTPGDYSLNFTNSNGCASPISLATPVTEVQYPEQPQISPSNETTFCEGRVVILSSSENIGNQWYKNGILIPGATGKTYSVSEIGIYTVTVTNTEGCTSAVSATTTVTVSPVPKGFDDTVSPLSCGQSSFNYPLQANINNRAKGGNAIPSTFSWTVNSPVLGAVNGAGNTIITDLYNPTAIAQVVTYVVTPRGLAGGCDGTPFKITITVPACIGLSITKTADKHTVSAAGDQINYTITVRNTGSASHHNVNLSDPLIAGNLRLTGDNGNGVLEREESWIYTGTYTVTQSDLDRNGVPTANIGKIQNTATVQSTEHPLVVSATADVAIDQNPNISLVKTGRLNTDLKTITYTFVIKNIGNVTLHHLVLSDPKIPGVITLPGTTLAPNASITHQENYTITEDEKLNGNVRNTAQIDGLTEIGEQVSDLSGTNESNDIPTDIDVKRYPAAVDDFANTKTDQEVMVAVAKNDKPSLFPLDVSTIEVQMAPANGTLQMNKDGKIVYLPKKGYSGIEKFSYKIHDAVGISSNVAIVTINVVPPDLEIPNTFTPNGDGKNDTFQIVGRENYENIDLAVFNRWGDQVYKNNNYKDEWDGAGLNDGTYFYVLKLTKGGVVTSRKSWILIKR